DNA sequence from the Trypanosoma brucei gambiense DAL972 chromosome 9, complete sequence genome:
GTGAGCGCTTGCGTCAGGTTTCCGAGCTACTGATGTTTTCCTCAGGTACGGACGAAGTGGGGGATTATTGGAAAATGTTTTTATCTAGTTTCTAATGTTTATCATTTGTTTACGGTATGTTGCCGCTACAAAAATACTGGTAATTATGACGTTTCTGCTGCCCTCGGTTCTGACGTACTTGGAAGGATCGAAcgttactttcttttttttttaaatcaaaACTGTTTAGAAATTTTACGTTGCAGtcgctttaaaaaaaaaaatttatgtgTATTTCCCCCTATGTGTTCCGTTCACTGTGCCTGTAGGTCAAAGGACGTTTATGAtaccttaaaaaaaaaaagaaaaattggtCCCTTGGACCTCGTATtttgcctttcttttctattttgctttatttacACCATCATGTATTTAGGGACATCGAGCTTAGGACTCATAGGGAAACGAGTCGCCAATAATTTATTACTTTAATAGTGGTTCGTCTCGGTAGGTATTTTGGGTGTGAGATGTCCGATCTCCTTGAGTTCTTTGTCCCAGCCTATGCCCGTGACTTGGAAAATATTGAAAAAGTTGGCGTGACTCAGTATCACATCAGTGAACCGTGTGATTTTGACGTCCCTCCACGGCAGCAGCTCGATGATCTTACACGTCTTTTTGACAGTCTTCACAGGGAGAAGTCACCGACAGCTCTTTTTTCCAAACCGGAGCTGTTCGCAGCCCTTTTCACGTATATAAAGGCCATGGAGGACAAGGAAACAAGTTTTGCTGTCACGAGAGGTGCAAGACACAAAATATGTCATGAATCTGCCGAACGATTGAAGAAACTTCTCCAGATATGCGTGACATATCTGAGGAGGAACGCCGAAAATGGTTTTAGAGATTCTCTGcttttgtgtttgcgttcaaatattaaaatgtacgtttttgttctttgcaATACCTTGCTGTCCACGGCACCGGGTATAGATGACGACGAGGGCATGTCTCCTTCATTCCAGAGGACGGGGCGAAAACGAAAGCGGAATAAGGGTAATCAAGAGGCAGGAATAGGTGAAGATGACAGTGGAGTCGATCAGGATGGCCGCGAACAGGCCCTTTCTGCACTTATAGATGTTTTTTCACAGGACATTTTGCAACTATGGACAGGGGAACTCATAGAAGAATCTATGCTGACTCTCATGCTGCGGATGCTACTTCACATGATCACCCAAAAGTGCAATATTCATGCCGATGTACAGTCCGTGTCCGGTGCGCTTGTGGTTCTTCTTTCCAAGATATCTGCACAGATGATGGCCAGAGGTTCAATTGAGCCCAATGATTTTGTTTCTCCAATGATCGAACTGGTGTTGAAGTCTGAAGTAACCGCCCTTTTCTTCACGCGATTCGTCGCTGAAACAGAGAATGAGGGTGCGTCTGCTAATCACGCAGGCCGTGTAGTCACTGCGCTTATTGAAGGCGTTGCTGGTGTCGCCCTCTACGATGTTGTGGGTGATCCATCCGCTGCGAAAaatgttgctttgtttttcagTGAAGTCGCGAGGAGGTGCGTGAGCGTAACATCACGTATGTCCGATATTGTGATGCAAACCATTAACAGCGAAAGTTACGAAGTAAGGAAGTCGATCATCACTTGTGTCACTGAAATGGTTATTCAGCGTTACAGTGGGCCTAACTGTAACGGCGAAGGTGAGGAGGAGATCCGTGATGGCTATCTCTCCGAGCTGCTGTGTCGCCTCATGGACTGTAATCCATATGTTCGTAATCACGTTGTGCACATGTGGGAGAAGTTGTTGGAGGCTCGAGCCGTCCCAAAACGCTTCCGCTTACCGCTAACGGGCGCTATTGTCGGCAGACTAGAAGACAGAAACTACCTTGTGAGGGACTCTGCCCTTCAGGTCGTCGTATCGATATTAAACAAGAGCTGGTTCGGCAGTGTATTGAGTCCATCGTTGCTAGAAGAGAAGATTCGTGAGGCGACGGCTGCGGCCGAGGTTCTTTTTGAGTCCGTGGAAATGTATGTGAGGTGTCTAGAGGGCGTGAGAAAGTCCTCTACGTTTACGGAACCCCAAGCTAGTGGTTTGGCTGAAGAGGCAACGGGAGACGTTCCCGTTCCCATAGAGATGTCAAGCGAGCAAGAGTCTGCGATTGATCGGGTTATCTCTTTTGAAGCATCAATGGAGTTCGCTAAATTGATAGCAAAATCACTAACGCATGCTACGTCCCTGCTGGATAGCCGAACTGAGCGAGATGCTATCGAGGCTATAAAGCTTGTGGTTGCCTGTAACCGACACCGGATCGATGAGGCTGAAAAAGCCTTTCTTCGCGTACTGGTAATGGTTTACGAAGGGGAAATCAAGATTCAGTACGCTGTGCGAGACGCCCTCGTAGATGTTGTTTTCAACGCGTTTTCAAGGTCAACGACATCGTTAGCGGTGCAGAACACCGCCAGTGCTCATAAGTTGATTAGCTTTCTTCGCGGTGCAAAGGAGGGTGACATCAGCGCTGTTGATAGAGTATTCGCTCTCATTAGAACGAACCCTCCCCACTGGCGACTCATTTCAGGCCACTTCATAGACGCTCTGTGGGGGATCGCAGGCGGTGCACTCGATGGCGGTGCCACTCTCGTTGAAAGGCGAATAGCTATGCGCCTTTTCAGCATTGTCTGCAAGCATGATTGGCACGCACTGGTATCCAGAAAAGAAAGCGTTGTGGAGTTTTTGAAGTCGGGCACTATGAAGGACAACGTTGTTTTGGCGTACTGCTTGAAGAGTCTCGAGGTTGAAGGTCAGGATCCACACTATCAGCCTATATCGTCCAAATTTGCGCCGGGTGAGCATGTAATTCTTGAGCAATTGGTTTTTCACTTGTGCAGAACCACAACTACGTTGTCTTCATGGCTAATCGTGGCCGATGCAGCTATTAGCGCTGTTCATCGCCTATGCGAAGTTCCCGCAGTTGTTTATATCTATGTATTGGAGTATCTCGCACAAAGAGTTGACGCTGATGTTAATACTCAGGctcagcttttttttgtattgggGCGTACAGCGCTGAAACAGCTCGTTGCGGTTGATTGCCTAGAACGCCAGCATCTGAAAAGGGTCGATGTCGAAGCTATGGCTAAGAAGCCAGCAACGGAGCAGTCGGTTGTGGGTGATGCTGACGCTATGCACAAGGAATTGGGTTTGGGCTCTCACGAGTACAGAAGGCACGCGATCCAGGAACTAGCTCAACGCCGTAAGCAGGCTATCATGTCTGAGGGTTCAATCTGGCACCGTCTCTCCAAAGATGTTGTTGATGTCTGTCGGAAAAAGGCATCGCGGTCTGTGGGTAACCCTCTAGAGAGGGTCTGCGCCGTCATGACTATGTCTGAGCTCATGATTGTGAGTGACCAGTTCTGTGAGCAGCATCTAGATCTTCTCTTCACCATCGTTTCCGACAAACGAGAATCGTGGGTTGTAAAGACGAACGCAGTCATTGCGT
Encoded proteins:
- a CDS encoding condensin subunit 1, putative; this translates as MSDLLEFFVPAYARDLENIEKVGVTQYHISEPCDFDVPPRQQLDDLTRLFDSLHREKSPTALFSKPELFAALFTYIKAMEDKETSFAVTRGARHKICHESAERLKKLLQICVTYLRRNAENGFRDSLLLCLRSNIKMYVFVLCNTLLSTAPGIDDDEGMSPSFQRTGRKRKRNKGNQEAGIGEDDSGVDQDGREQALSALIDVFSQDILQLWTGELIEESMLTLMLRMLLHMITQKCNIHADVQSVSGALVVLLSKISAQMMARGSIEPNDFVSPMIELVLKSEVTALFFTRFVAETENEGASANHAGRVVTALIEGVAGVALYDVVGDPSAAKNVALFFSEVARRCVSVTSRMSDIVMQTINSESYEVRKSIITCVTEMVIQRYSGPNCNGEGEEEIRDGYLSELLCRLMDCNPYVRNHVVHMWEKLLEARAVPKRFRLPLTGAIVGRLEDRNYLVRDSALQVVVSILNKSWFGSVLSPSLLEEKIREATAAAEVLFESVEMYVRCLEGVRKSSTFTEPQASGLAEEATGDVPVPIEMSSEQESAIDRVISFEASMEFAKLIAKSLTHATSLLDSRTERDAIEAIKLVVACNRHRIDEAEKAFLRVLVMVYEGEIKIQYAVRDALVDVVFNAFSRSTTSLAVQNTASAHKLISFLRGAKEGDISAVDRVFALIRTNPPHWRLISGHFIDALWGIAGGALDGGATLVERRIAMRLFSIVCKHDWHALVSRKESVVEFLKSGTMKDNVVLAYCLKSLEVEGQDPHYQPISSKFAPGEHVILEQLVFHLCRTTTTLSSWLIVADAAISAVHRLCEVPAVVYIYVLEYLAQRVDADVNTQAQLFFVLGRTALKQLVAVDCLERQHLKRVDVEAMAKKPATEQSVVGDADAMHKELGLGSHEYRRHAIQELAQRRKQAIMSEGSIWHRLSKDVVDVCRKKASRSVGNPLERVCAVMTMSELMIVSDQFCEQHLDLLFTIVSDKRESWVVKTNAVIALGDLACVHPNLLSPYLKVPTTGFFKLLNDADVRVRAVTIQVCSHLVLGEMLRIRDHLYIIVRLVADPNETIASNAVTFVQNLALKEKERTGNLIPPLVVQLSHVVPADKFQLAMRSLLERVEGDKPTESLIERLCQRFEPYSERGTKKRQIARNLAFCLHELTYATERTIKRITSEVCYQQYKQWLRDDVVLDYFKDIAAKAKKVGLRIGTERRDKAAIEEWEARMQADCCGLDDPRGSRQLTGDESREAGDQNERDNWDTTADGL